The sequence ATATTATTCCTTACAGGGAAGACGGCATAAGCGCCTGGATATCGGTTATGAGAGGATGCGATAAGTTTTGTACTTTTTGCGTTGTGCCATTTACAAGGGGAAGGGAACGAAGTCGTTCGCTCGATTCTATTGTCAACGAAGTAAAATCGTTGTCGGAGAGGAATTTCAAAGAAGTAACTCTCCTCGGTCAGAACGTCAATTCTTATAACGACAACGGAAGAGATTTTGCGGATTTACTTTCTGCATGCGCTGATGCGGCGCCGGAAATGAGAATCCGGTTTACTACTTCTCACCCGCAGGATTTATCGGATAAACTTCTCTACGCCATAGCGGAACACGACAATATCTGTAATTATATTCACCTGCCCGTTCAATCGGGTTCTAATCGAATACTGGAATTGATGAACAGAACTTATACTATCGAACATTATCTCAACCTGATTGAAAAAGCGCGCAAAATAATTCCCGGCGTGAGTTTTTCGACAGATATAATTGCCGGTTTCCCGACCGAAACCGAAGAAGACCACCGCATGACTCTCGAAGTTATGAAAGAAGTGAAATACGACGGGGCGTATATGTTCAAGTATTCTCCGCGCGAAGGAACGAAAGCTTACAGTATGACCGATGACGTTCCCGAAGAAATTAAAATCAGAAGATTGAACGAAATAATCGATCTTCAACAGCAGATTTCGTATGAAATCAACCAGTCTTTGATAGGCAAAGAGGAAGTGGTATTGGTTGAAGGAGTCAGTAAAAAATCGGATGAATTTTTGTCCGGCAGAACGGATACGAATAAAGTTGCCGTATTTCCTAAGAGCGACGATATAAAAGTGGGAGATTATGTGAAAATTGAGATTACTCGGGCAACTTCAGCCACTTTGTTCGGCGCCTCACCTGTCCCGGTCGAGGTCGACTAATCGTCCTTTTATATTGAATTTATTCTCGAGCAGTTCGAGCAGCGGGCGGCCGTCGTTCTCATTTTCGAATTTTCCTGCAAGAACTATATTGAAAATGCTGCCTCCTATTTCCCTGTTGATTATTACGCATTCGAATCCATCGGCTTTCAACTGATTTGCCAGACGCTCAGCGTTATCCCTTTTTAAGAATGCTCCGGCCTGTACGGCGTATCGGTATTCGTTTATTTCCTCTTCTTCGTCAGTTGTATCCGGAAGATTTCTGTCTGTAAATTTTAGATAAGGGGAAGAAGGGTATTTCGCCTTAAGCAAATCGAGATAGTACTCCGCTTTGTTATAAGCTCCCACGGAATAGTAATATGTAAAGATTCTGTAAAGGGCCGCATCGGCATAACGGCTCTCAGGGAATTTTTCAAAAATAGTTGTGTATTTATTCAGAGCGCTTTTTCCGTCTTTGGTTAATACGGCGTCGAGAAATAAAATAGACGGATCGGATGTCGAATAATTTTGCTTGAGAAATTCGGCGGCTTTATCTATCTCCCCTTTTTCAATATCGATTAGCGCGTCTTTAATGTCGATTTCCTGCGCAAAAGTTTTTATTATTCCGCCGAAAAAGATTATCAGAAAGAGCGCGCCTGTAAAATATTTGGTATTTCCGGTCATTATTTTTCGTATTCTAATTTATTATATTGTCATTGGCTTATAACAAAAATAGCAAAAATTATGGACGAAGAAAGAAATTCTCTTCCCGAGTTCAAAGACGGCGAAGATAAAGAGCAAAAGATCAAGATAAGCATCACTCCTGCGGGCGCGGCGTTTCTGGGGCTTGCTCTGGTCTTTGTGCTGTACCAATTCGGAGGAGCGCTCCTTACGCTGTTGATATTCGGATTCGAAATCGATAAAGCCGACGTCAATGCGGTAAGATTGCTGACGGCGGGCGGACAAATACTTTTGATTCTTTTGCCTTCGCTTTTGCTTGCTAAATTTATTTATACCGACGTAACTTCCATACTAAAGTTCAAAGTGCCAGATAAAAAGGAAATAGTTCTTTTCGTAATCGGGATGATAATAATTACACCTTTGCTCCAGAATTATCTCTATATTCAGAATTATTTGATCGCGAAAGCGGCGGAAAACTACGGCGCGATTAAATCGATAAAAGAGATTGTAGACCAGCTCGATAAACTGCTCGAAAGCGCATACGGCAGTTTGCTCGTGTCAAATTCGATATTCGAGGCTTCGCTTATAATATTCATTATTGCGGTCGTTCCGGCAATATGCGAGGAAGTCTTTTTCAGGGGTTATGTTCTGTCGAGTTTCCAGCTAAAATTTTCTCCGTTTCTCAGTGCGCTTATTACGGGATTGTTTTTCGGAATCTATCATTTCAATCCGTACGGTTTGATTCCTTTGATAGCGCTCGGAACGTATTTTGGATTTGCCGCATATAAAAGCGAGTCGATATTTGTGCCGATGATTCTCCATTTCCTGAATAATTTTTTCGCCGTTACAGCCTATTTGATTTTGGGAGAACAGGAGTTGATAAGCTCGAATGTTGTGCCTGAAAAGGACGTTTTAGTATACTTTATCAGTCTTGTCGTCTTGATTATTCTCTTTGCCGCCTTTGTATTTTATGTAAACAGGAAGTATAAATTAGAAGAACAAACAAAAGGTGAACTATGATTTGTCCGAAATGCGAGTACGAATATGTTGAAGGAATACAAGAATGTCCCGATTGCGGAGTGCAATTGGTAACCAGAGAAGAATTCGAGGGGCATTTGGTGCACCCCGAAGATTGGGTGGTGGTTTATACGTGTTCCGATAATATCGAGGCGGAAATGTATAAAGCGAATCTGGAAAGCGCGGATATCGAAACTCTCATTTTATCTCAGAAAGACCGGAGCTATCCGACGGTGGGCGATCTGGCAATCGTTAAAATTCTGGTCAGAAAGAACGATGTCGATTCTGCTCTGGAAATTATCCGGGATATCAATAGCCGTACGCAAAATTCGGAGGAAGCGGGGAATGAAGAGTAATCTTACAAAACGAGTAATCGTTGCTCTGTTCGGAATACCCGTAATTTTATTTCTTGCAATCGCCGGCAAAGGTCCGTTTCTGTTCTTTGCTTTGTTCATAGGAATAACGTCCTTTGCGGAATTCGCCGGTATGCTTAAAAGAAGAAAATATTATCCGAATGTTATTCTAGGCTCAATCGCTATAATAGCGTTGATATTTAACGCATACTTTTATTTTGTGGAATTTGAAATTCTGGCTTTTTTAATTGTCGCCGTCGCTTTGATGTGGGAAATGTTTCGTAACAAAGAATCGGCGGTTGCCAACATCGGAGCTACGTTAACGGGTATATTTTATATCGGGATGTTTTCTTCTGCGCTTGTCGCAATACGCGAATTTTACAGCGATTCGTTCTTTCTTTATGATAACGGCGGATATTTGATAATTGGAATTTTGGCTTCTATCTGGGTTTGCGATTCCGCCGCTTATTTTATTGGAACAGCATTAGGCAAGCATAAAATTTTTCCGAGAATAAGTCCCAATAAAAGTTGGGAAGGCTCGATCGCCGGATTGGTTTTTGCGGTTGCTACAATGGTTGTTTTTAAATTTTTATTGCTCGATGTTCTTACGCTCAAAGACGGCGTTATTATAGGATTGATTATAGGAGTGTTTGGCCAAATTGGCGATTTTGCCGAAAGTATGTTGAAGAGAGATTCCGGCGTGAAGGATTCCTCTTCGGTAATACCGGGTCACGGCGGAATTTTCGACCGTTTCGATTCCCTGATTTACAGCGCTCCGCTGGTCTATATTTACCTCTATTACTGGACGACTTTTTAGTTAGAGAATTTTTGTAGCGGTAAAGACATCAGAAATAGTATAAGTATTTTATTTTGAAAACGCTGACGGTTTCGATTGAAGCCATGGCGCGCCTGTCGTTCCGTTCGCGTAAATCGTTGATTGCCAGATAAATCCAGCTCTTCGGAAGAAATTGATACGAGAAGAGCGCGCCGACGAATATTCTTTCCATTTGATCCGAAGATCTGAGAAAAAGATTGTCGATATAGATATAGAAATTCAAATCGTTCAGAGGAGTCACGGAAATCCACGGCCGCGTATTGAATGTTATTTCTTCAATCTTATTGTCGGGATTGCCTTCGATCCAGAGGTTTGTAGAAGCGCCGAGGCTAATGAAATTCGTAATATTCCAGCCGAAGCTCGCGCCCGCCCAGCTGTAAAATGCGAGGTATTCTCGGGAAAAATTGTAGGTCTTCGAATACCCGCCCCAGACGTTTCCCCACCACGAAGGATCGGGATTAATCCAGGAGCTGAAATTGATTGAGTAATAATCGTATTTGACCGTGTCGTCTTTTGCTTTTCCGAAATCGGTGTTTATTTCATATCCCCAATGGCTTCTGAACTGCATGTTGAAACCGAATACCCATGCTCTGTCGGTATAAGCGTCCACTTTCTCATAATTGACTGCTGGTCCTGTATAAATTAATATCTGGGATACTGCGCCTTTGTCCATAAACCAAACCGGTCCTGCAAGTCCTACGGCTTCGAAAGTACCGCGCCAGGGAACATAACCCACCTGGTCGATATTGAAATCGTTGCCTACGTAACGGGAGCGAAACATAACAATCCAGTCGTTTGTCATGTTCGTATATCCCATCGAAGCGGCATAATCTCCTTTGGAATTTTGAATCGAACGGGCTAATTGATAAGCAAGTTGCCAATTGGAATTTCTGAAAGCCCCGTCGATATCGAGAACGCCGTCGGCTCCGCCTGCGGTTTGTTTCCCGACGAATAATACGCCGATTTCGGAATTTTCCATAATCTGACGCTTCAGTCTGCCGGATACGAAGAGCGCCGAGGGTTCGATTCTAGTCGAATCGTCTTCTGTATATTCGACTTCGGGAGTTCTGGCAATAAAGCCGCCGTATTGCCACATGCCGATTCTACCGAATGCTTTTGCTCCGAAATTAATCGGCGTTTCTTTGCCTCCGGGCAGCAACTTTCCGATTCTTCTCGAATAAAAAAGCTCCATCGGTCTGTAGAATCCCCAATTGCGTTGTTTGCCGGCAGGCATAAAAATTTCATTGCCTTGAATAAAAAACGGTCTCTTTTCGGAAAAATAAGTTTCGTATCTGGTGATATTGAAGTTGTACGGATCGGCTTCGATTTGAGCAAAATCCGGATTGGCGGTCGCCTGGAATGTCAACTGAGGCGAAGGATTATAAAAAATATCGAGACCGAAATTGGGCTTGAGTTTATCGTCCAGACTGCTGTATTTGCCGTAAGTTGTGGGATAGATTTCCAGATTCAATCCTTTTACCGACGGTTTGAATTGGTCGAATGCCAATTTGCCGAATTTGGAGATGCGTTGTCCTTCGTTTTGCTCGTAAACGCACCAATATAAATCTTCTTTCAAAGTCGGTATCCAGCGGTCGAAATCCAAACCCCAGAATTCGAGATTTTCGTCGTACTGAAGCGATTTATATGGTATTTCTATTTCGACGACAAAACCCCAGTTGTAAATTTTTGCCGCCGAGAACCAGATGCCGTCCCAGTTATAGTCGCGGTTACGCGCGTCGTCGAGCAGTCTGCAGTCGGCTCTTACGTTGGAGGCTGAAACGGCAAATTTGTATGCGGTCTTTCTGTCGCCGAATGTATCGAGCATTATCGATACGACATCCCCGCTTGCGTCGTCGAGTTTACCGGTATAACGTTGTATGTTTTTCGGATCGTCATAAGAAATAATTAAACAGAATAAAGAGTTCTCCGTGCTCAAAATTTTGGCGACGGTTCTTCTGCTCGGCGCTTGCGAATAATAAGGCGACAATTGAAAAAAATCGTCCGTCGAATCGGCAACGCTCCAAATTTCGTCAATTATCCCGTCGACTTTAATATCCGTATCGATTTTCTTTAACTTCATTACCTTCTCTTCATTGGCGGCATAAATTATCAAAGGCAGCAATAATAACAATACTGATTTTTTCATAATATCTCCGGATGACGTTTATTCCAAATTTATTTAAGTTTATTTGCTCGGTCTTTTAGACGTGGCTTATCGAAAAATGGTTGCATCGGGAAAATTCATATTGCAAATCGCAGCGCTTGTTCTGCTGAATGCGGCAATTTCTTTGTCTCAACAGACAGACAGCAGTGCCTATTACATCAATCTGGCTAGACAATATCTTTTCTCGCGCGATACCCTCACGGCGGAAAAATTGCTCGAAAAATCGGTCGAAAAATTCGAAGAGCCGGAAATGTATTATTTGCTTGGAAAACTGAAATCCGTTAAGAAAGATTTCGGCGAAAGAAACAGAGCTTACCGCTTCCTCAGGAAAGCAGCCCTTTTGGAGCCCGGAAATTTAAAATACAGACTTGCATACGCATCGATATTAAAAGACTTTGCGCGAGTTTCGGCTTATTGGGAATACAAAGAAATTCTTAAACTCGATTCCACTTCGATAGAAGCTTATTTGAACCTTGCGGGACTAAAAGACGAGGATTTTACTAATTACAATAATTCTTACCGGAAACTGAGCGACGAGTTTTATGCAAGTTTACAGGAATACGCCAACGAAGATTTTGAGGAAGCTGAGAAATATTATCGCGAGGCACTGTCGATTGATTCCGTAAATTATGAAGCCAATTATAAACTTGCCCTGCTGTATATGAAAGCGGGCGACTATGAAAAAGCTGCCGGCTTATTGCAACGTCTTTATTCATCCGAAAAGAAAGACGCCAAAATAAATTTAGCTCTCGGCCTTTGTTATTATAAATTGCGTAATTTTATGGAAAGCCGCAGGTTTTATACGCGCGCTTTCCGATACATGGCTCCCGAAGAAAGAGAAGAATACGACTACGAATCTGCGGTTAAAATGTTACAGCCCGTGTATGATGAAGCGATGGGCGACAACGAATATAAAAAAAAGCGCTTTATAAAATTTTATTGGGAAGTAAACGACCCGTTATATTTAACCGAGTACAATGAAAGGCTCCTCGAGCATTATTCAAGGTTAACTTTTGCAAATCTTTTTTTGAATAACGACGAAAAGAAAGGATGGCAAACGGACAGAGGCGAAATAATTTTACGTTACGGCGAACCTTTGAATATTATGAGGATCAGACCTTCGATGGGAGAGGCAGGCTACGAAATGAAAACAGACGTATGGAATTATGACGAATTCAGTTTCGGATTTACGGACATGGCGTTAAACGATAATTTTATTTTCAGCGCGCCGCCCGCCGATAAAGAAAAAGTGATTTCCCAATACGCGTTTAATTCTCACGAATTTATTCAATACCTGAGAAAATCGTATTATTCACGCTACGCGCCGGTTTATGAAGGCAATGAATTCACGATTCCTAAGAAAACATTTTATTTCAGGTCCCTTTCTTATCCTTCCAAAACCGAGATGCACATTGTATTTCGAATACCCGATAGTTTGAAAAAGAAAACCGGCAGTTTGAAAATGGAAACCGGTTTTTTCTTTTTCGATGAATATCACAATCAGCTTGCAAAAATTGTAGAAAATAAAAATTTCGAAACAGCGAAAGCTTTCAATGAATTCGTAGCCGTACTCGAACCGGACAGCGGATATTATTCATTTGAACTGATTGAAAATACGAGCAGAAGCACATGCGTAACAAGAGGCGCGTTGAACGTCCCCGACTTTGGAAAATCGTTATCTATCAGCTCGCTCGTTCTTGCCGATTCGGTTTATTTTAACGGCGAAGGTATATTGAAACGCAGACCTTACTCGGTAAATCCGCATACGGAAGACACAGTCGAAGGAAAAATCTTCTTGTATTATGAAATATATAATCTTCTGAAAAAGAAAGACGGCATTGCCGAATTCAGACAAAATATTAAGATCACACGCAGCGAGGACGGAGCGGGATTTATTTCGGCCATAAAAAATCTTTTTTCCAACAGGAATTCGATTACATTAACAAACAAATACAAAACGGACAGGAGCGATATACATCTTTTTATCAGGTTGGATATGAGGGCTTTGGAATCCGGAAAATATGATGTGGTTGTCGAAATTGAGGATTTAAATGCGAAAAAGAGCGTCAATACGAAATTGCAACTCTATTTACTTCAGCGGGCTTCAAATCAATA comes from Melioribacter roseus P3M-2 and encodes:
- the miaB gene encoding tRNA (N6-isopentenyl adenosine(37)-C2)-methylthiotransferase MiaB, translated to MNKNNVYIETYGCQMNFADSELVMGILKNKGFEVTRNIDEANVILLNTCSVRDNAEQKIFHRLDHLKRIKRENPQAVIGILGCMAERLRKRLIEEKKIVDVVVGPDEYRRLPEYIDHAFGGEKGIGVKLSRTETYDDIIPYREDGISAWISVMRGCDKFCTFCVVPFTRGRERSRSLDSIVNEVKSLSERNFKEVTLLGQNVNSYNDNGRDFADLLSACADAAPEMRIRFTTSHPQDLSDKLLYAIAEHDNICNYIHLPVQSGSNRILELMNRTYTIEHYLNLIEKARKIIPGVSFSTDIIAGFPTETEEDHRMTLEVMKEVKYDGAYMFKYSPREGTKAYSMTDDVPEEIKIRRLNEIIDLQQQISYEINQSLIGKEEVVLVEGVSKKSDEFLSGRTDTNKVAVFPKSDDIKVGDYVKIEITRATSATLFGASPVPVEVD
- a CDS encoding SPOR domain-containing protein, translated to MTGNTKYFTGALFLIIFFGGIIKTFAQEIDIKDALIDIEKGEIDKAAEFLKQNYSTSDPSILFLDAVLTKDGKSALNKYTTIFEKFPESRYADAALYRIFTYYYSVGAYNKAEYYLDLLKAKYPSSPYLKFTDRNLPDTTDEEEEINEYRYAVQAGAFLKRDNAERLANQLKADGFECVIINREIGGSIFNIVLAGKFENENDGRPLLELLENKFNIKGRLVDLDRDR
- a CDS encoding CPBP family glutamic-type intramembrane protease → MDEERNSLPEFKDGEDKEQKIKISITPAGAAFLGLALVFVLYQFGGALLTLLIFGFEIDKADVNAVRLLTAGGQILLILLPSLLLAKFIYTDVTSILKFKVPDKKEIVLFVIGMIIITPLLQNYLYIQNYLIAKAAENYGAIKSIKEIVDQLDKLLESAYGSLLVSNSIFEASLIIFIIAVVPAICEEVFFRGYVLSSFQLKFSPFLSALITGLFFGIYHFNPYGLIPLIALGTYFGFAAYKSESIFVPMILHFLNNFFAVTAYLILGEQELISSNVVPEKDVLVYFISLVVLIILFAAFVFYVNRKYKLEEQTKGEL
- a CDS encoding putative signal transducing protein; this translates as MICPKCEYEYVEGIQECPDCGVQLVTREEFEGHLVHPEDWVVVYTCSDNIEAEMYKANLESADIETLILSQKDRSYPTVGDLAIVKILVRKNDVDSALEIIRDINSRTQNSEEAGNEE
- a CDS encoding phosphatidate cytidylyltransferase, translated to MKSNLTKRVIVALFGIPVILFLAIAGKGPFLFFALFIGITSFAEFAGMLKRRKYYPNVILGSIAIIALIFNAYFYFVEFEILAFLIVAVALMWEMFRNKESAVANIGATLTGIFYIGMFSSALVAIREFYSDSFFLYDNGGYLIIGILASIWVCDSAAYFIGTALGKHKIFPRISPNKSWEGSIAGLVFAVATMVVFKFLLLDVLTLKDGVIIGLIIGVFGQIGDFAESMLKRDSGVKDSSSVIPGHGGIFDRFDSLIYSAPLVYIYLYYWTTF
- a CDS encoding carbohydrate binding family 9 domain-containing protein, which codes for MKKSVLLLLLPLIIYAANEEKVMKLKKIDTDIKVDGIIDEIWSVADSTDDFFQLSPYYSQAPSRRTVAKILSTENSLFCLIISYDDPKNIQRYTGKLDDASGDVVSIMLDTFGDRKTAYKFAVSASNVRADCRLLDDARNRDYNWDGIWFSAAKIYNWGFVVEIEIPYKSLQYDENLEFWGLDFDRWIPTLKEDLYWCVYEQNEGQRISKFGKLAFDQFKPSVKGLNLEIYPTTYGKYSSLDDKLKPNFGLDIFYNPSPQLTFQATANPDFAQIEADPYNFNITRYETYFSEKRPFFIQGNEIFMPAGKQRNWGFYRPMELFYSRRIGKLLPGGKETPINFGAKAFGRIGMWQYGGFIARTPEVEYTEDDSTRIEPSALFVSGRLKRQIMENSEIGVLFVGKQTAGGADGVLDIDGAFRNSNWQLAYQLARSIQNSKGDYAASMGYTNMTNDWIVMFRSRYVGNDFNIDQVGYVPWRGTFEAVGLAGPVWFMDKGAVSQILIYTGPAVNYEKVDAYTDRAWVFGFNMQFRSHWGYEINTDFGKAKDDTVKYDYYSINFSSWINPDPSWWGNVWGGYSKTYNFSREYLAFYSWAGASFGWNITNFISLGASTNLWIEGNPDNKIEEITFNTRPWISVTPLNDLNFYIYIDNLFLRSSDQMERIFVGALFSYQFLPKSWIYLAINDLRERNDRRAMASIETVSVFKIKYLYYF
- a CDS encoding GWxTD domain-containing protein, which encodes MVASGKFILQIAALVLLNAAISLSQQTDSSAYYINLARQYLFSRDTLTAEKLLEKSVEKFEEPEMYYLLGKLKSVKKDFGERNRAYRFLRKAALLEPGNLKYRLAYASILKDFARVSAYWEYKEILKLDSTSIEAYLNLAGLKDEDFTNYNNSYRKLSDEFYASLQEYANEDFEEAEKYYREALSIDSVNYEANYKLALLYMKAGDYEKAAGLLQRLYSSEKKDAKINLALGLCYYKLRNFMESRRFYTRAFRYMAPEEREEYDYESAVKMLQPVYDEAMGDNEYKKKRFIKFYWEVNDPLYLTEYNERLLEHYSRLTFANLFLNNDEKKGWQTDRGEIILRYGEPLNIMRIRPSMGEAGYEMKTDVWNYDEFSFGFTDMALNDNFIFSAPPADKEKVISQYAFNSHEFIQYLRKSYYSRYAPVYEGNEFTIPKKTFYFRSLSYPSKTEMHIVFRIPDSLKKKTGSLKMETGFFFFDEYHNQLAKIVENKNFETAKAFNEFVAVLEPDSGYYSFELIENTSRSTCVTRGALNVPDFGKSLSISSLVLADSVYFNGEGILKRRPYSVNPHTEDTVEGKIFLYYEIYNLLKKKDGIAEFRQNIKITRSEDGAGFISAIKNLFSNRNSITLTNKYKTDRSDIHLFIRLDMRALESGKYDVVVEIEDLNAKKSVNTKLQLYLLQRASNQ